The following coding sequences lie in one Methanorbis furvi genomic window:
- a CDS encoding phosphate ABC transporter substrate-binding protein, giving the protein MRSFKSSHKSGLAALLAAAVLVLVVLTAGCVSTPAEDDVSGTISLAGSTTVLPVAQAVAEVYMNNHQSADIQISGGGSGVGVTAITAGTADIGMLSRDLKDSEKTGNDFKEYVIGRDGIAIIANPANTVSELTLSQVKDIYQGKITNWKEVGGADMLIVLVGRDSASGTREFFTEFVLNKEDAAKTMQELNSNGAVQKSVAQTPGAIGYVSLEYVDNTVKAFTIDGVKPSVATVIDGTYKINRPLLMITKGEATGLAKSYLDFILSSAGQKILSENGFVPIA; this is encoded by the coding sequence ATGCGTAGCTTCAAAAGCTCTCACAAATCTGGTCTTGCCGCTCTTCTTGCAGCAGCAGTTCTCGTTCTCGTGGTCCTCACAGCAGGATGTGTCAGCACACCTGCAGAGGATGATGTCTCCGGCACCATCTCACTTGCCGGCTCAACAACAGTTCTTCCGGTTGCCCAGGCGGTCGCCGAAGTCTACATGAACAATCACCAGTCCGCAGACATTCAGATCAGCGGCGGAGGTTCCGGCGTCGGAGTAACCGCAATCACTGCGGGCACTGCTGATATCGGTATGCTTTCCCGTGATCTCAAAGATTCTGAGAAAACCGGTAACGACTTCAAAGAGTATGTCATCGGCCGTGACGGAATCGCCATCATTGCAAACCCTGCAAACACCGTCTCTGAACTGACGCTTTCTCAGGTGAAAGACATCTATCAGGGCAAAATCACCAACTGGAAAGAAGTTGGCGGAGCTGACATGCTGATCGTTCTTGTCGGCCGTGATAGTGCATCAGGAACCCGGGAGTTCTTCACCGAGTTCGTCTTAAACAAAGAAGACGCCGCAAAAACCATGCAGGAACTCAACTCGAACGGAGCAGTACAGAAAAGCGTTGCCCAGACTCCGGGAGCGATCGGATATGTCTCTCTTGAGTACGTTGATAATACCGTCAAAGCCTTCACCATCGATGGAGTAAAACCCTCAGTCGCAACAGTCATTGACGGAACCTACAAGATCAACCGCCCGCTTCTGATGATTACCAAAGGAGAGGCAACCGGCCTTGCAAAAAGCTACCTCGACTTCATCCTTTCATCTGCCGGCCAGAAGATCTTAAGCGAGAACGGATTCGTTCCAATCGCATAA
- the pstA gene encoding phosphate ABC transporter permease PstA, with protein sequence MTEHTGTKARSRAVRERAIKSIWLATALISAAAVVFILGYLIYTALPAFAEVGISGFLLNTDWNPTGSTPSYGIAALIIDTLLVTLGALIFAVPLGLAAAVYLSYLAPPKIRDTVKPIIELLAGIPSVVYGFFGMVVLCNFLRVALDIPSGFCWLAASVILGIMALPTIVSVSEDALFAVPKDYQEASLGLGATYWHTISRVLLPAAASGISAAVVLGMGRAIGETMAVMMVAGNAAIIPDPIWNVLSPVRTLTATLGIEMAEVATGSMHYYALFGVAVVLLLITLIVNLASAWVIKRMQTGQKTTPHISNKTKRYLKLAAVAAAAVIFFCFLTASLGILWAIGISAAVVAWYFGRKKISHKVAEKSSFVLIYACTAGVILILAVILWDIFSNGLPVISWEFLTESPKDLGRAGGIYPAIVGTLQLVAGAIIIALPVGIGAAIYLIEYARENFLTKALRTGNDLLNGTPSIVFGLFGFAFFVIYLNWGICMLAGQICLALMILPTIVRTTEEALKAVPNAQREASLGLGATKWQTIRKVVLPSAAPGILTGAILSVGRAAGETAPIMFTAVVFTKRFVSLNVFDPVMALPFHLFVLSTSVPGATAQQYGTAVVLIVIVMAIYLAAIALRRHYQNKLLR encoded by the coding sequence ATGACGGAACATACAGGCACCAAAGCACGCAGCCGTGCGGTTCGGGAGAGAGCCATCAAATCTATCTGGCTCGCTACCGCCCTCATCTCTGCTGCTGCTGTTGTCTTCATTCTCGGATACCTGATCTACACAGCCCTTCCGGCCTTTGCCGAAGTGGGGATTTCAGGATTTTTACTCAATACCGACTGGAACCCGACAGGCTCGACTCCTTCCTATGGTATTGCCGCACTTATTATTGATACTCTGCTGGTGACTTTGGGCGCACTCATCTTTGCTGTGCCGCTCGGACTTGCCGCAGCAGTCTACCTATCCTACCTTGCGCCGCCAAAAATCCGTGACACGGTAAAACCGATCATCGAACTCCTCGCAGGAATTCCATCAGTGGTCTACGGATTTTTTGGTATGGTTGTACTCTGTAATTTTCTCAGAGTCGCTCTTGACATCCCAAGCGGATTCTGCTGGCTTGCAGCTTCGGTGATTCTCGGTATCATGGCACTTCCAACAATCGTCTCGGTCTCTGAAGACGCTCTCTTTGCAGTCCCAAAAGATTACCAAGAAGCATCGCTCGGACTTGGGGCAACCTACTGGCACACCATCTCCCGCGTTCTTCTGCCGGCAGCAGCTTCGGGAATCTCCGCAGCCGTTGTGCTCGGAATGGGTCGGGCAATTGGTGAGACCATGGCGGTTATGATGGTTGCCGGAAACGCTGCGATCATTCCTGATCCGATCTGGAATGTTCTCTCGCCGGTCAGAACACTTACCGCAACACTTGGCATCGAAATGGCCGAGGTTGCGACCGGCAGTATGCACTACTATGCCCTCTTTGGCGTCGCGGTCGTGCTTCTTCTCATCACGCTCATCGTGAACCTCGCGTCTGCGTGGGTGATCAAACGAATGCAGACCGGACAAAAAACCACACCGCACATCTCAAACAAAACCAAACGATATCTCAAACTCGCAGCTGTTGCCGCGGCCGCAGTAATTTTCTTCTGTTTCCTTACAGCATCACTCGGCATTCTCTGGGCGATAGGAATCTCCGCAGCAGTTGTTGCCTGGTACTTTGGCAGAAAAAAAATTTCGCACAAAGTTGCAGAAAAAAGTTCCTTCGTTTTGATCTATGCCTGTACCGCAGGGGTCATTCTGATTCTTGCAGTCATTCTCTGGGATATCTTCTCCAATGGACTTCCGGTAATCTCCTGGGAGTTCCTCACCGAAAGTCCAAAAGATCTCGGTCGGGCAGGAGGAATCTATCCGGCAATTGTTGGAACATTACAGCTGGTTGCCGGAGCAATCATCATTGCGTTGCCGGTAGGAATTGGTGCTGCGATCTATTTAATCGAGTACGCACGCGAAAATTTCCTGACCAAAGCACTCAGAACCGGAAACGATCTTCTGAACGGAACGCCTTCCATTGTGTTTGGTCTCTTCGGTTTTGCCTTCTTCGTCATCTACCTGAACTGGGGAATCTGTATGCTGGCAGGTCAGATCTGTCTCGCATTGATGATTCTTCCAACGATCGTTCGGACGACTGAGGAGGCGCTCAAAGCAGTGCCGAACGCACAGAGGGAAGCATCGCTCGGACTTGGAGCAACCAAATGGCAGACGATTAGAAAGGTCGTTCTCCCCTCAGCTGCTCCCGGAATTCTTACCGGCGCAATTCTCTCGGTCGGCAGAGCCGCAGGAGAGACCGCCCCAATTATGTTCACAGCTGTTGTGTTCACCAAACGATTCGTCAGCCTGAACGTATTTGATCCGGTCATGGCACTTCCCTTCCACTTATTCGTCCTCTCGACCAGTGTGCCGGGAGCGACCGCCCAGCAGTACGGAACTGCGGTCGTTTTGATCGTGATTGTCATGGCAATTTATCTTGCGGCAATCGCTCTTCGCAGACACTACCAGAACAAACTTCTCAGATAA
- a CDS encoding phosphate uptake regulator PhoU encodes MEIRKVQVTGGSSYVISLPKGWVRQQKIEKNDPVGVIAQADGTLLLTPNLMYDSTVRVKEFSLKDYPDPNMLLRSLIGAYITGFTTIRVTSAGRIPPKVRQVVRKFTQMTIGQEVAEESDNSIILKDILNPSEMPFENTIRRMYVIVKAMHEDALYALEQGRRELAEDVSARDSDVDRLHWLIHRQFSLIVTNPALSRRMEITPAKAATYYQISRIIERVGDHAVAISEAALVLIDMRVDHTVVAKVTKAGEASLEIFNRSIKAIYANSIPEANSIIDAADELKPEYHTLSAITQKMKVKEAVAMTTIANSMHRMSEYSSDIAEIMINQMVGFDST; translated from the coding sequence ATGGAAATTCGGAAAGTGCAGGTTACGGGAGGGTCATCGTATGTGATTTCCCTGCCGAAAGGTTGGGTCCGCCAGCAGAAGATTGAGAAAAATGATCCGGTTGGTGTGATTGCCCAAGCTGACGGGACCCTGCTTCTCACACCGAATCTGATGTATGATAGTACTGTGCGGGTGAAGGAGTTTTCCCTGAAAGATTATCCTGATCCAAACATGCTTCTGCGATCTCTTATTGGTGCATATATTACCGGTTTTACGACGATTCGTGTTACATCAGCCGGACGTATTCCGCCAAAGGTCCGGCAGGTGGTGCGGAAGTTTACGCAGATGACGATTGGTCAGGAGGTTGCGGAAGAAAGTGACAACAGTATTATTCTGAAGGATATTTTGAATCCCTCGGAGATGCCGTTTGAGAATACGATTCGGCGAATGTATGTAATCGTGAAGGCGATGCATGAGGACGCGTTGTATGCTCTTGAGCAGGGTCGCCGCGAGCTTGCTGAGGATGTTTCGGCACGTGATTCGGATGTTGATCGTCTGCACTGGCTGATTCACCGGCAGTTTTCTTTGATTGTGACAAATCCAGCTCTATCAAGGAGAATGGAGATTACTCCTGCAAAAGCTGCGACCTATTATCAGATCTCACGCATTATTGAGCGGGTGGGAGATCACGCGGTGGCGATTTCTGAAGCAGCTCTTGTTCTAATCGATATGCGTGTTGACCATACGGTTGTTGCGAAGGTGACAAAGGCGGGCGAGGCGTCACTTGAGATCTTTAACCGGAGTATCAAGGCAATTTATGCGAACAGTATTCCTGAGGCGAACTCGATTATTGATGCTGCGGATGAGCTGAAGCCTGAGTATCATACACTTTCTGCGATCACGCAGAAGATGAAGGTAAAAGAGGCAGTGGCGATGACGACGATTGCAAACAGTATGCATCGGATGAGTGAGTACAGTTCTGATATTGCGGAGATTATGATCAATCAGATGGTTGGTTTTGATTCGACGTGA